One region of Zingiber officinale cultivar Zhangliang chromosome 7B, Zo_v1.1, whole genome shotgun sequence genomic DNA includes:
- the LOC122003787 gene encoding abscisic acid receptor PYL10-like, giving the protein MEGDDGAPLRSPAEAPGSEEDEIPAGLTADEYSDLRPRVESHHRYRVGPAPCSSLLAQRIHAPADTVWSVVRCFDRPQVYKHFIRSCAIKGGGEIRPGCLREVSVISGLPASTSTERLDVLDEAARVTGFTIVGGEHRLRNYRSVTTVDEVRPKGGGAPWAVVLESYVVDVPEGNTEEDTRLFADTVVRVNLQKLASLTEAIAAEEAAAAAAPQPSAR; this is encoded by the coding sequence ATGGAGGGCGACGACGGCGCTCCATTGCGATCCCCGGCGGAGGCACCTGGATCCGAGGAGGATGAGATCCCGGCTGGCCTAACCGCCGACGAGTACTCCGATCTGCGTCCCCGCGTCGAATCCCACCACCGCTACCGCGTTGGCCCCGCGCCGTGCTCCTCCCTCCTGGCGCAGCGGATCCACGCCCCAGCCGACACCGTCTGGTCCGTGGTCCGATGCTTCGACCGCCCGCAGGTCTACAAGCACTTCATCCGCAGCTGCGCCATCAAGGGCGGCGGGGAGATCCGCCCGGGCTGCCTCCGCGAGGTCAGCGTCATATCCGGCCTCCCGGCCAGCACCAGCACCGAGCGCCTCGACGTCCTCGACGAGGCCGCGCGGGTCACCGGCTTCACCATCGTTGGCGGCGAGCACCGCCTCCGCAACTACCGATCCGTGACCACCGTCGACGAGGTGCGCCCCAAGGGGGGCGGCGCGCCCTGGGCGGTGGTCCTCGAATCGTACGTGGTGGACGTGCCGGAGGGGAACACGGAGGAGGACACCCGGCTCTTCGCAGACACCGTCGTCCGCGTTAACCTCCAGAAGCTCGCGTCGCTCACGGAGGCGATTGCCGCTGAGGAGGCCGCAGCCGCCGCGGCGCCACAGCCCTCAGCCAGGTGA